One segment of Antennarius striatus isolate MH-2024 chromosome 5, ASM4005453v1, whole genome shotgun sequence DNA contains the following:
- the dock3 gene encoding dedicator of cytokinesis protein 3 isoform X3, translating to MWTPTEEKIGVVICSFRGSVVQGLVLELGETVQILEKCEGWYRGFSTRRPNVKGVFPVTYVHLKKAVVTNRGPHEVVTPLEDPIAAEVTSTLQEWAVLWKQLYVKHKVELFYKLRHVMLELLDLRRQLLSGHMTHDQNRDVRRHLTLRLDWGNEHLGLDLVPRKEFETVDEDQISVSELYKMHLSSRHNVQQTTAQGDANRLRPGEPSRVPVGHHLLVNLKNFTCNSVGEDTDIFFSLYDLREGRTISEKFMVRLNKNGGPKNPEKVERLCALFTDLSNRDMKRDLYIVSQVIRTGRMLLNDSRKGPPQVQYRRPYGCAVLAMSDVLQTISELKEEKDFVLKVYTCNNESEWHQIHENIIRRSSTKYTAPSTSYGLIISLQLLRGDLEQVRREHPLVFSRGVAPTRKMGFPDVIVPGDVRNDLYLTLERGDFERGGKSVQKNVEVTVFVLDAGGGVLQDCISLGSGEPPLQEHRSFVLYHNNSPRWGEVLKLPIPIDRFRGAHLRFEFRHCSTKDRGEKKLFGFSFTPLMRDDGTTLSDQSHELHVYKCDESATFSSHALYLGLPCCKDDTSCPSAPPGPVFQRSTKETFWISTQLSSTKLTQNVDLLALLKWKAHPDRVLDILGCLRHVSGEEIVKFLQDILDTLFSILDDNTEKFGPLVFQLLVFIINLLRDSKYHHFRPVMDTYIQKHFAGALAYKELIRCLRWYMDRSAEVVRQDHIQEAMRALEYLFKFIVRSRILYSRATGGLEEDQFRTSIQELFQSIRFVLILDSRGSEALIFTQGPQPCPGTNQAPSPGIGPAAPRALAPAPGPAPVPGQVPGGGATCLQAGGAGAPRPSPLSAALLNSFPAIFDELLQMFTVQEVAQLVRGTLGSLPSTVHMGQSMDLVKLQAIARTVDSKLFSLPESRRTLLPVVLHHLHLHLRQQKELLVCSGILSSIFSIIRTSAMDTSVQEEVEMLVESLLDVLLQTLLSIMSKSQSQEAVRGQRCPQCTAEITGEYVSCLLSLLRQMTDVHFQHLMENFQSKEELKEFLLKILCVFRNLMKLSIFPRDWNVMRLLTSNIILTTAQFLSPALHKNFSETDFDFKVWNSYFSLAVLYINQPSLQLENLSATKRKKVLDKYGDMRVMMTYDLFSMWQNLGENKIHFIPGMIGPFLGVTLVPQLEVRNIMIPIFHDMMDWEQRKNGNFKQVEAELIDKLDSLVSEGKGDENYRELFGLLLLEKIEQETWRETGTSFVTSVTRLMERLLDYRDCMKGDETENKKMGCTVNLLNFYKSEINKEEMYIRYIHKLCDMHLQADNYTEAAFTLLLYWELLAWEQRPLKDLLHYPAQSEWHRKEGLSRKVIHYFNKGKCWELGVPLCRDLAFQYESQYDYQSLSWIRKMEASYYDHILEQQRLEPEFFRVGFYGRKFPFFLRNKEFVCRGHDYERLEAFQQRMLGEFPQAIAMQHPNQPDEAILQCDAQYLQIYAVTPVPEGVGVLQMDRVADRIKSFYRVNNVRRFRYDRPFHKGPKDRDNEFKSLWIERTTLTLTRPLPGISRWFEVDKKEVVEVSPLENAVSVVENKNQELRTLIGQYQHKQLQGNINLLSMTLNGVVDAAVNGGVARYQEAFFDKDFISSHPEDTEKITQLKDLMQEQVHILGVGLAVHEQLVHPEMRPLHKKLVDQFQMMRSSFCHGLPALDRVAPRGMLGPPGPMSPESFKFLHRHSPVALWTPVRPPSSCVSSEVTMGGLLILSDGVMMETPDDFYRMQVNASPSSSSLSSTHSAPSQMMSSAPSTIRVGSPSLPDRYRHTRETLMLLPPQRERPSSAMYDNGQPMNFQRALFHQVIGPCKPCSDPNLSVAEKVLTTPSSWSLDSGTREALPFLSAHVGGVMAPPVPPRNLPHGQLLSMHFDAVQQQLSDLPPALPARSLRKPPLLPIPASPTSPSILDGSSSTLSGSASSGVSSLSDPPASHTDTLESPPSSQAWTTDQEDPLYQPVRYSPPEGAPPCPSQSTGCVAPPLAGGPPPAPGLDGLPPHHHHFHPHYLPHHPPLYHLHEPPPALPPKPYPREGCIPEEDPQSAPPPPVPRPMPHSIYQPIMAPPREEHAKVAWVHGMGGE from the exons ATGTGGACCCCAACGGAGGAGAAGATAGGAGTGG TGATCTGCAGCTTCCGGGGTTCGGTGGTCCAGGGTCTGGTCCTGGAGCTGGGGGAGACCGTCCAGATTCTGGAGAAATGTGAAG GTTGGTACCGAGGGTTCTCCACCCGCAGGCCAAACGTCAAG GGCGTGTTCCCCGTGACCTACGTCCACCTGAAGAAGGCTGTCGTCACCAACCGGGG gcCCCATGAGGTCGTGACCCCCCTGGAGGACCCCATCGCCGCCGAGGTGACGTCCACGCTGCAGGAGTGGGCGGTTCTGTGGAAGCAGCTCTAtgtg AAACACAAGGTGGAGCTGTTCTACAAGCTGCGTCACGtgatgctggagctgctggacctCAGGAGGCAGCTGCtgtcaggtcacatgacccacgaCCAGAACCGGGACGTCAGGAGACACCTGACCCTCAGGCTGGACTGGGGCAACGA ACATCTGGGTCTGGATCTGGTTCCCCGGAAGGAGTTTGAGACGGTGGATGAAGACCAGATCAGCGTGTCGGAGCTCTACAAGATG cacCTGTCCAGCAGACACAACGTCCAGCAGACCACCGCCCAG GGCGACGCAAACCGGCTGCGCCCCGGGGAGCCCAGCCGGGTGCCGGTAGGACACCACCTGTTGGTCAACCTGAAGAACTTCACCTGCAACAGCGTGGGGGAGGACACCGacatcttcttctctctgtaCGACCTGAGGGAGGGCAGGACCATCAG tgAGAAGTTCATGGTGAGACTGAACAAGAACGGGGGCCCCAAGAACCCCGAGAAGGTGGAGCGGCTGTGTGCCCTGTTCACG GACCTGAGCAACAGGGACATGAAGCGTGACCTCTACATCGTGTCCCAGGTCATCAGAACAG GCCGGATGCTGCTGAACGACAGCAGGAAGGGCCCCCCCCAGGTGCAGTACCGGCGGCCCTACGGCTGCGCGGTGCTGGCCATGAGCGATGTGCTGCAGACCATCTCcgagctgaaggaggagaaggacttCGTGCTGAAGGTCTACAC GTGTAACAACGAGAGCGAGTGGCACCAGATCCACGAGAACATCATCCGCAGGTCCAGCACCAAGTACACGGCCCCCAGCACCTCCTACG GTCTGATCATCTCGCTGCAGCTGCTGAGGGGCGACCTGGAGCAGGTGCGGCGCGAGCACCCGCTGGTGTTCAGCCGGGGCGTGGCCCCCACCCGCAAGATGGGCTTCCCCGACGTCATCGTGCCAG GTGACGTGCGTAACGACCTCTACCTGACCCTGGAGCGGGGCGACTTCGAGCGGGGGGGCAAGAGCGTCCAGAAGAACGTGGAGGTCACCGTCTTTGTCCTGGATGCCGGCGGGGGGGTCCTGcag gaCTGCATCAGTCTAGGCTCAGGGGAGCCCCCCCTCCAGGAGCACCGCTCCTTCGTCCTGTACCACAACAACAGCCCCCGCTGGGGCGAAGTCCTCAAGCTGCCCATCCCCATTGACCGCTTCAGGGGGGCGCACCTGCGCTTCGAGTTCAGACACTGCTCCA cTAAGGACCGGGGGGAGAAGAAGCTGTTTGGTTTCTCCTTCACGCCGCTGATGAGGGACGACGGGACCACGCTGTCAGACCAGAGCCACGAGCTGCACGTGTACAAG TGTGACGAGAGCGCCACCTTCAGTAGCCACGCCCTCTACCTGGGCCTCCCCTGCTGTAAGGACGACACCAGCTGCCCCAGCGCCCCCCCTGGGCCCGTGTTCCAGCGCAGCACCAAGGAGACCTTCTGGATCTCCACCCAGCTGTCCTCCACCAAGCTCACGCAGAACG TGGACCTGCTGGCCCTGCTGAAGTGGAAGGCCCACCCGGACCGGGTCCTGGACATCCTGGGATGCCTGAGACACGTCAGCGGGGAGGAGATCGTCAAG tttCTCCAGGACATTCTGGACACACTCTTCTCCATCCTGGACGACAACACGGAGAAGTTTGGACCTCTGGTGTTCCAGCTACTG gtGTTCATCATCAACCTGCTCAGGGACAGTAAATATCACCACTTCAGGCCTGTGATGGACACCTACATCCAGAAACACTTCGCTGGAGCGTTAGCTTACAA GGAGCTGATTCGCTGTCTGAGGTGGTACATGGACCGGTCTGCAGAGGTGGTGCGACAGGACCACATTCAGGAAGCAATGAGG GCTCTGGAGTACCTGTTCAAGTTCATCGTGCGGTCGCGGATCCTTTACTCGCGCGCCACCGGCGGGTTGGAGGAGGACCAGTTCCGCACCAGCATTCAGGAACTCTTCCAGTCCATCCGCTTCGTCCTCATCCTGGACAGCCGCGGCTCGGAGGCCCTCATCTTTACACAG GGCCCCCAGCCTTGTCCAGGCACAAACCAAGCCCCGAGCCCTGGCATTGGGCCCGCAGCCCCCCGAGCACTAGCACCTGCCCCGGGCCCGGCCCCCGTCCCAGGTCAGGttcctgggggcggggccacttGCCTGCAGGCTGGGGGCGCTGGCGCTCCAAGGCCGTCTCCACTGTCT gCGGCGCTGTTGAATTCCTTCCCGGCCATCTTTGACGAGCTGCTGCAGATGTTCACGGTGCAGGAAGTGGCCCAGTTGGTCCGCGGGACCCTGGGCAGTCTGCCCTCCACCGTCCACATGGGACAGTCCATGGACCTGGTCAAGCTGCAGGCCATCGCCCGGACCGTGGACAGCAAGCTCTTCTCCCTCCCAG AGTCCCGGCGGACCCTCCTCCCGGTGGTCCTGCACCACCTGCACCTGCACCTGAGGCAGCAGAAGGAGCTGCTGGTCTGCTCCGGGATCCTCAGCTCCATCTTCTCCATCATCAGGACCAGCGCCATG GACACGTCggtgcaggaggaggtggagatgctGGTGGAGTCCCTGCTGGACGTCCTCCTGCAGACGCTGCTGTCCATCATGAGCAAGAGCCAATCGCAGGAGGCGGTAAGGGGTCAACGCTGTCCGCAGTGCACCGCGGAGATCACT GGCGAATATGTGTCCTGCCTGCTGTCCCTCCTCCGCCAGATGACGGATGTCCACTTCCAGCACTTGATGGAGAACTTTCAGAGCAAGGAGGAGCTCAAG GAGTTCCTGCTGAAGatcctgtgtgtgttcaggaacctgatGAAGCTCAGCATCTTCCCCCGCGACTGGAACGTCATGAGGCTCCTCACGAGCAA CATCATCCTGACCACGGCCCAGTTCCTGTCTCCAGCACTGCACAAGAACTTCAGCGAGACCGACTTTGACTTCAAG GTGTGGAACTCCTACTTCAGCCTGGCGGTTCTGTACATCAACCAGCCGAGCCTCCAGCTGGAGAACTTGAGCGCCACCAAGAGGAAAAAGGTCTTAGACAA GTACGGCGACATGCGAGTCATGATGACCTACGACCTCTTCAGTATGTGGCAGAACCTCG GCGAGAACAAGATCCACTTCATCCCCGGGATGATCGGGCCCTTCCTGGGGGTGACGCTGGTCCCTCAGCTGGAGGTCCGGAACATCATGATCCCTATCTTCCACGACATGATGGACTGGGAGCAGCGCAAGAACGGGAACTTCAAACAG gtggaggcggagcttatCGACAAGCTGGACAGTTTAGTGTCGGAGGGGAAAGGAGACGAGAACTACCGAGAACTCTTCGGTTTGCT TCTGCTGGAGAAGATCGAACAGGAGACGTGGAGGGAGACGGGGACGTCCTTCGTCACGTCGGTCACGCGTCTGATGGAGCGGCTGCTGGACTACCG cgactgCATGAAGGGAGACGAGACGGAGAACAAGAAGATGGGATGTACCGTCAACCTGCTG AACTTCTATAAATCAGAAATCAATAAGGAGGAGATGTACATCCGTTACATCCACAAGCTGTGTGACATGCACCTGCAGGCCGACAACTACaccg AGGCTGCCTTCACGCTGCTGCTCTACTGGGAGCTGCTGGCGTGGGAACAGCGCCCCCTGAAGGACCTCCTGCACTACCCCGCCCAGAGCGAGTGGCACCGCAAGGAGGGGCTGAGCCGCAAAGTAATCCATTACTTCAACAAGGGgaag TGCTGGGAGCTGGGCGTTCCTCTGTGCCGGGATCTGGCCTTCCAGTACGAGTCCCAGTACGACTACCAGAGTCTCAGCTGGATCCGG AAAATGGAGGCGTCGTACTACGACCACAtcctggagcagcagcgccTGGAGCCCGAGTTCTTCCGGGTCGGCTTCTACGGCAGGAAGTTCCCCTTCTTCCTCAGg AACAAAGAGTTCGTCTGCCGCGGCCACGACTACGAGAGGCTGGAGGCCTTCCAGCAAAGGATGCTGGGAGAATTCCCACAGGCCATCGCGATGCAACATCCCAACCAACCAGACGAGGCCATCCTGCAGTGTGACGCGCAGT ACCTCCAGATCTACGCCGTGACCCCGGTACCGGAGGGTGTTGGGGTTCTCCAGATGGACCGGGTCGCCGACCGCATCAAGAGCTTCTACCGGGTCAACAACGTGCGGCGCTTCCGCTACGACCGGCCCTTCCACAAGGGCCCCAAAGACCGGGACAACGAGTTCAAG AGTCTCTGGATCGAGAGGACCACGCTGACCCTCACACGCCCCCTGCCAGGGATCTCGCGCTGGTTCGAGGTGGACAAGAAGGAGGTG GTGGAGGTGAGTCCGTTGGAGAACGCCGTGTCGGTGGTGGAGAACAAGAACCAGGAGCTGCGGACTCTGATTGGACAGTACCAACACAAACAGCTCCAGGGGAACATCAACCTGCTCAGCATGACCCTCAACGGGGTCGTGGACGCCGCCGTCAACGGGGGCGTGGCCAGATACCAagag GCGTTCTTCGATAAGGACTTCATCAGCAGCCACCCTGAAGACACCGAGAAGATCACCCAGCTCAAGGACCTGATGCAGGAGCAG GTCCACATCCTGGGCGTGGGACTGGCCGTCCACGAGCAGCTGGTGCACCCAGAGATGCGTCCCCTGCACAAGAAGCTGGTGGACCAGTTCCAGATGATGAGGAGCAGCTTCTGCCAC GGTCTTCCTGCTCTGGACAGGGTGGCCCCCAGAGGGATGCTGGGCCCCCCCGGCCCCATGAGCCCcgagagcttcaagttcctgcACCGGCacag ccccGTTGCTCTGTGGACCCCGGTACGACCCCCCTCCTCCTGTGTCTCCAGTGAGGTGACCATGGGGGGTCTGCTGATCCTGTCTGACGGCGTCATGATGGAGACCCCCGACGACTTCTACCGGATGCAGGTAAAC GccagcccctcctcctccagccttAGCTCCACCCACTCTGCACCCTCCCAGATGatgagctccgccccctcaACCATCAGAG tgGGCTCCCCGTCTCTCCCTGACCGGTACCGACACACCCGTGAGACTCTGATGCTGCTGCCGCCGCAGCGGGAGCGCCCGAGCAGCGCCATGTACGACAACGGACAG CCAATGAACTTCCAGAGAGCGCTGTTCCACCAGGTGATTGGTCCGTGTAAACCCTGCAGCGACCCCAACCTGTCTGTGGCAGAGAAAG tccTGACCACGCCCAGCAGCTGGAGTCTGGACAGCGGCACCAGAGAGGCCCTCCCCTTCCTGTCTGCTCATGTGGGCGGAGTCATGGCGCCCCCCGTCCCCCCACGGAACCTCCCCCACG GCCAACTCCTGTCGATGCACTTTGACgctgtccagcagcagctcagcgACCTCCCTCCAGCTCTCCCCGCGCGCTCCTTAAGGAAG CCCCCCCTGCTCCCTATACCTGCCTCGCCCACCAGCCCCTCCATCCTGGATGGCAGTAGCTCCACCCTGTCAGGCAGCGCCAGCTCTGGAGTCTCCTCCCTCAGCGACCCCCCCGCCAGTCACACGGACACCCTGGAGTCCCCCCCCAGCAGCCAGGCATGGACCACTGACCAGGAAGACCCCCTCTACCAGCCGGTCAGATACAGCCCCCCCGAGGGGGCCCCGCCCTGTCCAAGCCAGTCCACAGGGTGCGTTGCCCCGCCCCTGGCTGGAGGCCCCCCCCCGGCCCCGGGTTTGGATGGActgcccccccatcaccaccacttCCACCCGCACTACCTCCCCCACCACCCGCCACTTTACCACCTCCACGAGCCCCCCCCGGCATTGCCCCCCAAGCCCTACCCCAGGGAGGGATGTATCCCCGAGGAGGATCCCcagtcagccccgcccccccccgtcccccgaCCAATGCCGCACAGCATCTACCAGCCCATCATGGCCCCCCCCAGGGAGGAGCATGCCAAGGTGGCGTGGGTACACGGCATGGGTGGGGAGTAG